The following are encoded together in the Streptomyces sp. NBC_00341 genome:
- the lepA gene encoding translation elongation factor 4, with amino-acid sequence MPATPLHVPEPSRTDPALIRNFCIIAHIDHGKSTLADRMLQLTGVVDQRQMRAQYLDRMDIERERGITIKSQAVRLPWAPTVGEDQGRTHVLNMIDTPGHVDFTYEVSRSLAACEGTVLLVDAAQGIEAQTLANLYLAMENDLTIVPVLNKIDLPAAQPEKFSEELANLIGCQPEDVLKVSAKTGVGVDALLNRVVRDVPAPVGKADAPARAMIFDSVYDSYRGVVTYVRVVDGSLNKRERIRMMSTGATHELLEIGVSSPEMTPSDGIGVGEVGYIITGVKDVRQSKVGDTITSLNKGATEALGGYKDPKPMVFSGLYPLDGSDYPDLREALDKLQLNDAALVYEPETSAALGFGFRVGFLGLLHLDVVRERLEREFGLDLIATAPNVVYRVEMEDGTEHTVTNPSEFPEGKIDKVHEPVVRATVLAPSEFIGAIMELCQQRRGTLLGMDYLSEDRVEIRYTLPLAEIVFDFFDQLKSKTRGYASLDYEPTGEQSAELVKVDILLHGDKVDAFSAVTHKDKAYAYGVRLVAKLQKLIPRQNFEVPIQAAIGSRVIARETVRAIRKDVLAKCYGGDISRKRKLLEKQKEGKKRMKMVGNVEVPQDAFISVLSTDESAGEGKAKK; translated from the coding sequence GTGCCCGCGACTCCTCTCCACGTGCCCGAGCCGAGCCGTACCGACCCGGCGCTGATCCGCAATTTCTGCATCATCGCGCACATCGACCACGGCAAGTCGACCCTTGCCGACCGGATGCTCCAGCTGACCGGTGTGGTCGACCAGCGGCAGATGCGCGCTCAGTACCTCGACCGGATGGACATCGAGCGCGAGCGTGGCATCACCATCAAGTCCCAGGCGGTACGGCTGCCCTGGGCGCCCACCGTCGGCGAGGACCAGGGCCGCACCCACGTCCTCAACATGATCGACACCCCGGGGCACGTCGACTTCACCTACGAGGTCTCCCGCTCGCTCGCGGCCTGTGAGGGCACGGTCCTGCTGGTCGACGCCGCGCAGGGCATCGAGGCCCAGACCCTCGCCAACCTCTACCTGGCGATGGAGAACGACCTCACCATCGTCCCGGTGCTCAACAAGATCGACCTGCCGGCCGCCCAGCCCGAGAAGTTCTCCGAGGAGCTGGCCAACCTCATCGGCTGCCAGCCGGAGGATGTGCTGAAGGTCTCCGCGAAGACCGGTGTCGGCGTGGATGCGCTGCTGAACCGCGTGGTCAGGGACGTCCCGGCGCCGGTCGGCAAGGCCGACGCCCCGGCCCGCGCGATGATCTTCGACTCGGTCTACGACTCGTACCGCGGTGTCGTGACGTACGTCCGTGTCGTCGACGGCTCGCTGAACAAGCGCGAGCGCATCCGGATGATGTCCACCGGCGCCACCCACGAGCTGCTGGAGATCGGCGTCTCCTCCCCGGAGATGACGCCCTCCGACGGCATCGGCGTGGGTGAGGTCGGCTACATCATCACCGGCGTGAAGGACGTCCGGCAGTCCAAGGTCGGTGACACGATCACCTCCCTGAACAAGGGGGCGACCGAGGCGCTGGGCGGCTACAAGGACCCCAAGCCGATGGTGTTCTCCGGTCTGTACCCGCTGGACGGGTCGGACTACCCGGACCTGCGCGAGGCCCTCGACAAGCTCCAGCTCAACGACGCCGCCCTGGTGTACGAGCCGGAGACCTCCGCGGCGCTCGGCTTCGGCTTCCGCGTCGGCTTCCTCGGGCTGCTCCACCTCGACGTGGTCCGGGAGCGGCTGGAGCGGGAGTTCGGCCTCGACCTCATCGCCACCGCGCCCAACGTGGTCTACCGGGTCGAGATGGAGGACGGGACCGAGCACACCGTCACCAACCCGAGTGAATTCCCCGAGGGCAAGATCGACAAGGTGCACGAGCCGGTCGTCCGGGCCACGGTCCTGGCGCCCAGCGAGTTCATCGGCGCGATCATGGAGCTGTGCCAGCAGCGCCGCGGCACCCTCCTCGGCATGGACTACCTCTCCGAGGACCGGGTCGAGATCCGCTACACCCTGCCGCTCGCCGAGATCGTCTTCGACTTCTTCGACCAGCTGAAGTCCAAGACCCGCGGCTACGCCTCGCTCGACTACGAGCCCACCGGCGAGCAGTCCGCCGAGCTCGTCAAGGTCGACATCCTGCTGCACGGGGACAAGGTCGACGCGTTCTCCGCGGTCACGCACAAGGACAAGGCGTACGCGTACGGCGTCCGGCTCGTCGCCAAGCTGCAGAAGCTGATCCCCCGGCAGAACTTCGAGGTGCCGATCCAGGCGGCCATCGGCTCCCGGGTCATCGCCCGTGAGACCGTCCGCGCCATCCGCAAGGACGTTCTCGCCAAGTGCTACGGCGGTGACATCTCCCGTAAGCGGAAGCTGCTGGAGAAGCAGAAGGAAGGCAAGAAGCGGATGAAGATGGTCGGCAACGTGGAGGTGCCGCAGGACGCGTTCATCTCCGTGCTGTCGACCGACGAGTCCGCCGGGGAAGGCAAGGCCAAGAAGTGA
- the rpsT gene encoding 30S ribosomal protein S20 produces MANIKSQIKRNKTNEKARLRNKAVKSSLKTAIRKAREAVVAGDAEKATVAVRDASRALDKAVSKGVIHKNAAANKKSALATKVATLQG; encoded by the coding sequence GTGGCGAACATCAAGTCCCAGATCAAGCGGAACAAGACCAACGAGAAGGCGCGCCTGCGCAACAAGGCCGTCAAGTCGTCGCTCAAGACCGCAATCCGCAAGGCCCGCGAGGCCGTCGTCGCGGGTGACGCCGAGAAGGCCACTGTGGCCGTCCGCGACGCCTCCCGTGCGCTCGACAAGGCTGTCTCGAAGGGTGTCATCCACAAGAACGCCGCCGCCAACAAGAAGTCGGCGCTGGCCACCAAGGTTGCCACCCTCCAGGGCTGA
- the holA gene encoding DNA polymerase III subunit delta, translated as MATRRNSTDDPLAPLTLAVGQEDLLLDRAVQQVVAAARASDADTDVRDLSSDQLQPGTLAELTSPSLFAERKVVIVRNAQDLPADTVKDVKKYLDDPVEEITLVLLHAGGAKGKALLEAARKAGAREVACPKTTKPAERLSFVRGEFRALGRSATPEACQSLVDSIGSDLRELASAVSQLVADVEGTIDEAVVARYYTGRAEASSFTVADRAVEGRAAEALEALRWSLSTGVAAVLITSALAQGVRAIGKLSSARGGRPADLARELGMPPWKIDRVRQQMRGWTPDGVAVALRAVADADAGVKGGGDDPAYALEKAVVAVARAARAGR; from the coding sequence ATGGCCACCAGAAGGAATTCCACCGACGACCCGCTCGCCCCGCTCACGCTCGCCGTGGGCCAGGAGGACCTGCTCCTGGACCGCGCCGTGCAGCAGGTGGTGGCGGCGGCCCGCGCGTCCGACGCCGATACGGACGTCCGGGACCTCTCCTCCGACCAGCTCCAGCCCGGCACGCTTGCCGAGCTGACGAGCCCGTCGCTCTTCGCGGAGCGCAAGGTGGTGATCGTGCGCAATGCGCAGGATCTCCCCGCCGACACGGTCAAGGACGTCAAGAAGTACCTGGACGATCCGGTCGAGGAGATCACGCTCGTGCTGTTGCACGCGGGTGGTGCCAAGGGCAAGGCACTGCTGGAGGCGGCACGCAAGGCGGGTGCGCGGGAGGTCGCCTGTCCGAAGACCACCAAGCCGGCCGAGCGGCTCTCCTTCGTACGGGGCGAGTTCCGGGCGCTGGGGCGTTCGGCGACGCCGGAGGCGTGCCAGTCGCTGGTCGATTCCATCGGCAGCGATCTGCGGGAGCTGGCGAGCGCGGTGTCGCAGCTCGTCGCGGACGTCGAGGGAACGATCGACGAGGCGGTCGTCGCGCGCTACTACACGGGACGTGCGGAGGCGTCGAGCTTCACGGTCGCCGACCGGGCGGTCGAGGGGCGGGCGGCGGAGGCGCTGGAGGCGCTGCGCTGGTCGCTGTCGACGGGGGTGGCGGCCGTCCTGATCACCAGCGCGCTCGCGCAGGGGGTGCGGGCCATCGGCAAGCTGTCGTCGGCGCGCGGGGGGCGGCCGGCGGATCTCGCCCGCGAGCTGGGCATGCCGCCGTGGAAGATCGACCGGGTGCGGCAGCAGATGCGCGGGTGGACGCCTGACGGGGTCGCGGTGGCGCTGCGGGCGGTCGCGGATGCGGATGCGGGGGTCAAGGGGGGCGGGGACGATCCGGCGTACGCGCTGGAGAAGGCCGTGGTGGCGGTGGCGCGGGCGGCTCGGGCGGGGCGGTAG
- a CDS encoding YceI family protein: MFGRWLGNKGATGAVRGSALAGLAVPDSAGVLSCRVLDPVNEAVRQADFVVTDAKGRKVVAGETDPYGNVLATVPAGEYRLAVTAEGFTPFHGSASVTEGENAGLGDVTLQMSAPPQLPDPGEWEIEPMHSQIGFTARHIGMARIHGRFNTFAGAVRIADRMENSAMHVIIDAASIDTNVQMRDDHLRSGDFLDVGRYPTLEFYSDRFVHRGGTRWGVSGALTLHGVSRTVTLDTHYLGLGSGLEGETRAACRATTELHREDFTLTWQTMLARGIAAVGSSISIDMDIQIVPKG, encoded by the coding sequence ATGTTCGGCCGCTGGCTCGGAAACAAGGGAGCGACGGGTGCCGTGCGCGGCAGTGCCCTCGCGGGACTCGCCGTACCGGACTCGGCGGGAGTCCTCAGCTGCCGAGTGCTCGACCCCGTCAACGAAGCCGTCCGGCAGGCCGACTTCGTGGTCACGGACGCCAAGGGGCGCAAGGTCGTCGCCGGTGAGACGGACCCGTACGGCAATGTCCTCGCCACCGTCCCGGCGGGGGAGTACCGGCTGGCCGTCACGGCTGAGGGCTTCACCCCGTTCCACGGCTCGGCCTCGGTCACCGAGGGCGAGAACGCGGGTCTGGGCGATGTGACCCTTCAGATGTCCGCGCCTCCGCAGCTGCCCGACCCGGGTGAGTGGGAGATCGAGCCGATGCACTCGCAGATCGGCTTCACGGCCCGGCACATCGGGATGGCCCGCATCCACGGCCGGTTCAACACCTTCGCGGGCGCGGTCCGGATCGCTGACCGCATGGAGAACTCGGCCATGCACGTGATCATCGACGCCGCCTCGATCGACACGAACGTCCAGATGCGCGACGACCACCTGCGCTCCGGCGACTTCCTCGACGTCGGCCGCTATCCGACGCTGGAGTTCTACAGCGACCGGTTCGTCCACCGCGGCGGCACCCGCTGGGGGGTGAGCGGCGCGCTCACCCTGCACGGCGTGAGCCGTACGGTCACGCTGGACACCCACTACCTCGGCCTCGGCAGCGGCCTGGAGGGCGAGACGCGGGCGGCCTGCCGGGCCACCACCGAGCTGCACCGCGAGGACTTCACCCTCACCTGGCAGACGATGCTGGCCCGCGGGATCGCCGCTGTCGGCTCCAGCATCTCCATAGACATGGACATCCAGATCGTCCCGAAGGGCTGA
- a CDS encoding arylamine N-acetyltransferase, with product MDPHLPHTVDSYLARIGATRPARADAAALRELQLRHLTAVPFENLSIHLGEDIVLEEQALLDKIVAGRRGGFCYELNGAFAALLRELGFEVTLLQARVHGKDGKPGIPYDHLALRVGTDDGTGPWLADVGFGDHAQQPLALDDRTDQEDPRGTFRISRAAGEGGERYGDVEVLRDGVPQFLLDLRPRALADFRSGAWYHRTSPDSGFTRSTVCSRFTATGRITLSGRTLVTTAGGERHETPLGGDEEVLAAYREHFGLDLDRLPTVRRDGPSAPNG from the coding sequence ATGGACCCGCACCTGCCGCACACCGTCGACTCCTACCTGGCACGCATCGGCGCCACCCGGCCCGCCCGCGCCGACGCGGCGGCACTGCGCGAGCTGCAACTGCGCCACCTCACCGCCGTGCCCTTCGAGAACCTCTCGATCCATCTCGGCGAGGACATCGTGCTGGAGGAGCAGGCACTCCTCGACAAGATCGTGGCCGGCCGCCGCGGTGGGTTCTGCTACGAACTCAACGGGGCCTTCGCCGCGCTGCTGCGGGAGCTGGGTTTCGAGGTCACGCTGCTCCAGGCCCGGGTCCACGGCAAGGACGGGAAGCCCGGCATTCCCTACGACCACCTGGCGCTCCGCGTGGGGACGGACGACGGCACCGGCCCGTGGCTCGCGGACGTCGGCTTCGGTGACCACGCCCAGCAGCCGCTCGCACTCGACGACCGCACCGACCAGGAGGACCCACGCGGCACCTTCCGGATCAGTCGGGCCGCCGGGGAGGGCGGAGAGCGCTACGGGGACGTCGAGGTGCTGCGTGACGGTGTGCCGCAGTTCCTGCTGGACCTGCGGCCCCGGGCGCTGGCGGATTTCCGGTCCGGTGCCTGGTACCACCGCACCTCACCCGACTCCGGCTTCACCCGGTCCACGGTCTGCTCCCGGTTCACCGCCACCGGCCGGATCACGCTCAGTGGCCGGACGCTCGTCACGACGGCCGGCGGCGAGCGGCACGAGACTCCGTTGGGAGGCGACGAGGAGGTGCTCGCCGCGTACCGCGAGCACTTCGGACTCGACCTCGACCGGCTGCCCACCGTCCGCAGAGACGGTCCGTCTGCCCCGAATGGGTGA
- a CDS encoding pyridoxamine 5'-phosphate oxidase family protein: MTKHEPARSREQRKQDALDRLEQDEDAWVSTASQDGVPTLVPLWFVWDRGTLLMATRRTNPTAVNVTPAGQARIAVGHTRDVVLIEATAEVIEGADLAPESGDAFAAKFDWDLRNSPAWVYLRFTPTAIKAWREANEQTGRELMAEGRWLD; this comes from the coding sequence ATGACGAAGCACGAGCCGGCCCGCAGCCGGGAGCAGCGCAAGCAGGATGCGCTCGATCGCCTGGAGCAGGACGAGGACGCGTGGGTTTCCACCGCCTCGCAGGACGGCGTACCGACCCTGGTGCCACTGTGGTTCGTGTGGGACCGGGGGACGCTGCTGATGGCCACCCGGCGCACCAACCCCACCGCGGTCAACGTGACACCGGCCGGGCAGGCCCGGATCGCGGTGGGCCACACCCGCGATGTGGTCCTCATCGAGGCGACCGCCGAGGTGATCGAAGGGGCGGACCTTGCCCCGGAGTCGGGCGACGCCTTCGCCGCCAAGTTCGACTGGGACCTGCGGAACAGCCCCGCCTGGGTGTACCTGCGCTTCACTCCGACCGCGATCAAGGCGTGGCGCGAGGCGAACGAGCAGACCGGCCGTGAGCTGATGGCCGAGGGCCGTTGGCTGGACTGA
- a CDS encoding ComEC/Rec2 family competence protein has product MSAADVHAASGRRLGDADPRQEGPADLRLVAPALAAWASAALTAGAPGRWAAAGVVLCLGAAMVLLAVAGSRRVGDGRWRPHATAAAAVLLCAAAGAASAGLHSADVRQGPVPALARQFARIEAEITLTSDARQTFPRVRGDHSTPAALLLDAEITRLRTGPSGSASRLRTPVLVIVTPGGAAEQWQRLLPSTRLQVSGRLAPPLHAGERAVAVLRPSGKGPPRVTGPPTLVQRTAGSLRAGLRTATEGLGPDARALLPGLVVGDITRVTPELHDAFRATDLTHLMAVSGANLAILLVLLIGPPGSALRAERRGLAPVLGISLRMTALLGGGLTLAFVLVCRPEPSVLRAAACGLITLLAIGTGRRRTLIPALAAAVLLLVLYDPWLARGYGFVLSVLATGALLTIAPRWSDALQRRRVPPRLAEALAAAAAAQAVCSPVVVLLASRVSLVAIPCNLLAEFAVAPATVLGFAALALAPVAMPVAELLARVAGWPAGWIASVARTGAALPGAEIGWPDGRTGALLLAALTGLVVLCARRVGRHPWVCCAAALLLVLAVVRPVPLTRVLTGWPPPGWAFAMCDVGQGDALVLAAGPGSGVVVDTGPDPRLVDRCLRDLGITRIPLLLLTHFHADHVRGLPGVLRGRPVGVIQTTSLDEPPEQAAFVRRTAAAARVSVVRTVPGERRRIGALDWQVLWPVGGASVDPAGRAAGPPPQGPNDASVTLFVRAGGLTLLLPGDLEPPSQQRLLRSYPALPRVDVLKVAHHGSAYQDAALLRAVHPRFALVSVGRDNPYGHPAAGTVETLRAGGAVVLRTDRDGAIAVTGAGPGLRAVGRS; this is encoded by the coding sequence GTGAGCGCCGCGGACGTCCACGCGGCGTCGGGCAGGCGGCTCGGGGACGCCGACCCCCGGCAGGAGGGTCCGGCCGATCTGCGACTGGTTGCCCCGGCACTGGCGGCCTGGGCCTCGGCCGCGCTGACGGCGGGAGCGCCGGGCCGGTGGGCGGCGGCGGGGGTGGTGCTCTGCCTCGGAGCGGCCATGGTCCTCCTGGCCGTGGCTGGATCCCGGCGGGTGGGCGATGGGCGGTGGCGTCCGCACGCGACGGCGGCTGCGGCGGTGCTCCTCTGCGCGGCCGCCGGGGCGGCGTCGGCCGGGCTGCACAGCGCCGACGTGCGACAGGGGCCGGTGCCCGCGCTGGCCCGGCAGTTCGCGAGGATCGAGGCGGAGATCACCCTCACCTCCGACGCCCGCCAGACCTTTCCCCGGGTACGCGGTGACCACAGCACCCCCGCCGCCCTGCTCCTGGACGCCGAGATCACCCGGCTGCGGACGGGGCCCAGCGGCTCGGCGTCCCGGCTGCGCACGCCGGTGCTGGTCATCGTCACACCCGGCGGTGCGGCGGAGCAGTGGCAGCGGCTGCTGCCCTCCACCCGATTACAGGTCAGCGGCCGGCTGGCGCCACCGCTGCACGCCGGGGAGCGGGCCGTCGCGGTTCTCCGTCCCTCCGGCAAGGGCCCGCCCCGCGTCACCGGCCCGCCCACACTCGTCCAGCGCACGGCGGGCAGCCTGCGCGCCGGGCTGCGCACCGCGACCGAGGGGCTCGGCCCCGATGCGCGGGCGCTCCTGCCCGGACTGGTCGTCGGTGACATCACCCGGGTCACGCCGGAACTGCACGACGCGTTCAGGGCGACCGACCTCACCCATCTGATGGCGGTCTCGGGTGCCAACCTGGCGATCCTGCTGGTCCTGCTCATCGGACCGCCCGGCAGCGCGCTGCGGGCCGAACGCCGAGGACTGGCCCCCGTGCTGGGGATCTCGTTGCGGATGACCGCCCTGCTCGGCGGCGGACTCACGCTCGCGTTCGTCCTCGTCTGCCGGCCCGAACCCAGTGTGCTGCGGGCCGCGGCCTGCGGTCTGATCACACTGCTCGCCATCGGCACCGGGCGGCGCAGGACACTGATCCCCGCGCTGGCCGCCGCCGTCCTGTTGCTGGTGCTCTACGACCCCTGGCTGGCGCGCGGTTACGGATTCGTCCTGTCGGTCCTGGCCACCGGCGCGCTCCTGACCATCGCCCCGCGGTGGAGCGACGCGCTCCAACGGCGCCGGGTACCGCCCCGGTTGGCCGAGGCGCTGGCTGCCGCGGCGGCGGCGCAGGCGGTGTGCTCGCCCGTTGTGGTGCTGCTCGCCTCCCGGGTGAGCCTGGTGGCGATCCCGTGCAACCTGCTGGCCGAATTCGCGGTCGCGCCCGCCACGGTGCTCGGGTTCGCCGCGCTGGCCCTGGCTCCGGTGGCCATGCCGGTGGCCGAGCTGCTCGCCCGGGTGGCGGGGTGGCCGGCCGGGTGGATCGCCTCGGTTGCCCGGACCGGTGCGGCGCTGCCCGGTGCGGAGATCGGCTGGCCCGACGGGCGGACGGGCGCGCTGCTGCTGGCCGCGCTGACCGGGCTGGTGGTGCTGTGCGCCCGGCGCGTCGGACGGCATCCCTGGGTGTGTTGCGCCGCGGCGCTGCTCCTGGTGCTCGCGGTGGTGCGCCCGGTTCCGCTGACCCGGGTGCTGACCGGGTGGCCGCCGCCCGGGTGGGCGTTCGCGATGTGCGACGTGGGCCAGGGCGATGCCCTGGTGCTCGCGGCGGGGCCCGGCTCGGGTGTGGTCGTCGACACCGGACCGGATCCCCGGCTCGTGGACCGGTGCCTGCGTGACCTGGGGATCACCCGCATCCCGTTGTTGCTGCTGACTCATTTTCACGCAGACCACGTGCGGGGTCTGCCCGGTGTTCTGCGGGGCAGACCGGTGGGCGTGATCCAGACGACGAGCCTGGACGAACCGCCGGAGCAGGCCGCGTTCGTGAGGAGAACGGCAGCGGCGGCCCGGGTCTCCGTGGTGCGGACCGTCCCCGGTGAGCGCCGCCGGATCGGCGCGCTCGACTGGCAGGTGCTGTGGCCGGTGGGCGGTGCGTCCGTGGACCCGGCGGGTCGGGCGGCGGGGCCCCCGCCGCAGGGGCCGAACGATGCCAGCGTCACCTTGTTCGTGCGGGCCGGTGGGCTCACCCTGCTGCTCCCCGGTGACCTCGAACCCCCGTCCCAGCAGCGACTGTTGCGCAGCTACCCGGCCCTCCCGCGGGTGGATGTGCTCAAGGTCGCCCACCACGGCTCCGCATACCAGGACGCCGCCCTGCTCCGGGCCGTGCATCCGAGGTTCGCCCTGGTCAGTGTGGGTCGGGACAACCCGTACGGGCATCCGGCCGCCGGTACGGTCGAGACGCTCAGGGCCGGGGGAGCGGTGGTGCTCCGCACCGACAGGGACGGCGCGATCGCGGTGACGGGTGCCGGGCCGGGGCTGCGGGCGGTGGGCCGGTCATGA
- a CDS encoding helix-hairpin-helix domain-containing protein — translation MEAAAPEPSAGPSARAEREGWRARWVPALRDRLPMWVQLRCGLEPRTLAALAVVLVAAAVFAGMHFWSARPEGVRAPDSVSQAGHVAVPPADADPAAGGSGAPEPSPGPPPAVGGTTGGRIVVDVSGKVRRPGIHRLPSGARVTDALEAAGGVRPGVDLDGLNRARVLVDGEQILVGAPPGTVAAGGAGGAGGAGGGGAGPTATGPATGPVSLSGATADQLETLPGVGPVLAQHIVDYRTEHGGFRSVDELHEVTGIGDRRFADLQPLVRP, via the coding sequence GTGGAAGCTGCGGCCCCGGAGCCGTCGGCCGGCCCGTCGGCGCGGGCGGAACGCGAGGGGTGGCGGGCGCGGTGGGTTCCCGCGCTGCGGGACAGGCTGCCGATGTGGGTGCAGCTCAGATGCGGGCTGGAGCCAAGGACCCTCGCCGCGCTGGCCGTTGTCCTGGTGGCGGCGGCTGTCTTCGCCGGGATGCACTTCTGGTCCGCACGCCCCGAAGGCGTACGTGCCCCGGATTCCGTCAGCCAGGCCGGGCACGTTGCTGTGCCGCCGGCCGACGCGGACCCGGCGGCCGGCGGGTCGGGTGCGCCCGAGCCGTCCCCCGGGCCGCCACCCGCCGTCGGGGGGACCACCGGCGGGCGGATCGTGGTGGATGTGAGCGGGAAGGTGCGGCGGCCCGGGATTCACCGGCTGCCGTCCGGCGCCCGGGTCACCGACGCGCTGGAGGCGGCGGGCGGGGTCCGGCCCGGTGTCGATCTCGACGGCCTCAACCGGGCCCGGGTGCTCGTGGACGGGGAACAGATCCTGGTGGGCGCACCGCCCGGCACGGTTGCCGCGGGCGGTGCGGGCGGTGCGGGCGGTGCGGGCGGGGGTGGCGCGGGGCCGACGGCCACGGGGCCCGCCACTGGACCGGTGAGCCTCAGTGGCGCGACCGCCGATCAGCTCGAAACCCTGCCCGGAGTGGGGCCCGTCCTCGCCCAGCACATCGTCGACTACCGCACCGAGCACGGTGGTTTCCGGTCCGTCGACGAACTCCACGAGGTCACGGGGATCGGTGACCGCCGGTTCGCCGACCTCCAGCCCCTGGTGCGACCGTGA
- a CDS encoding DegV family protein translates to MSRHVAIVTDSTAYLPPEAMERHGITAVPLTVVLGDQALEEGTEISARSLALALQKRRPVTTSRPSPEVFAATYRAAADAGASGVVSLHLSGEFSGTYDAAVLAAKDAPVPVRVVDTGMVAMALGFCALAAAEAADGGGSLDDVVVAAEKRAAGTSAYFYVDTLDYLRRGGRIGAAQALLGSALAVKPLLQLDGGRIELLEKVRTASKAIARLEEIVAERAGSGRVDIAVHHLAAPERAERLAERLAERVPGLVDLHVSEVGAVIGAHTGPGLLGAVISPR, encoded by the coding sequence ATGTCCCGCCATGTCGCGATCGTCACCGATTCAACGGCCTACCTGCCGCCCGAGGCGATGGAACGGCATGGCATCACCGCAGTGCCGCTGACCGTCGTCCTCGGTGACCAGGCGCTGGAGGAGGGCACCGAGATCTCGGCCCGCTCCCTCGCGCTGGCGCTCCAGAAGCGCCGCCCCGTGACGACGTCCCGGCCCAGCCCGGAGGTGTTCGCCGCCACCTACCGTGCGGCCGCCGACGCCGGGGCGAGCGGCGTCGTCTCGCTGCACCTGTCCGGGGAGTTCTCCGGCACGTACGACGCCGCCGTCCTGGCGGCGAAGGACGCGCCGGTTCCGGTGCGGGTGGTGGACACCGGGATGGTCGCGATGGCCCTCGGCTTCTGTGCCCTGGCGGCGGCGGAGGCCGCGGACGGGGGCGGCAGCCTGGACGACGTGGTGGTGGCCGCGGAGAAGCGTGCGGCGGGCACGTCCGCGTACTTCTACGTCGACACCCTGGACTACCTGCGCCGCGGTGGCAGGATCGGTGCCGCACAGGCGCTGCTCGGCTCGGCCCTGGCCGTGAAGCCGCTGCTCCAGCTGGACGGCGGACGCATCGAACTGCTGGAGAAGGTGCGAACGGCCTCGAAGGCCATCGCCCGGCTGGAGGAGATCGTCGCCGAGCGTGCGGGGAGCGGGCGGGTGGACATCGCGGTGCACCACCTGGCGGCCCCGGAGCGGGCCGAGCGGCTGGCCGAGCGGCTGGCCGAGCGCGTTCCCGGGCTGGTCGATCTCCATGTCAGCGAGGTGGGTGCGGTGATCGGCGCGCACACCGGTCCGGGGCTGCTGGGAGCTGTGATCTCGCCGCGCTGA